Proteins co-encoded in one Acidithiobacillus caldus ATCC 51756 genomic window:
- a CDS encoding MotA/TolQ/ExbB proton channel family protein encodes MDFSYIIHLANYSEGVLYVLAALLLVELAVMVDRFWYLRRTIVRGDAIVHEVANQGRLNREQLHELAQRAGDLPEGVLLRMAAAHAGQVKGEALASRLEESVITLAPNLDRRLWLLDTIITLAPLLGLFGTIIGMFHAFHVLAAPGHAPTEVTGGVADALVATASGLFIAILGLLAFNGFNNQVRQILLQLDSVKTMLINRMDGQPMLNPEGDADVHTAELPRMARVG; translated from the coding sequence ATGGACTTTTCATACATCATCCATCTGGCCAACTATTCCGAAGGTGTCCTCTACGTCCTGGCGGCACTGCTGCTGGTAGAGCTCGCGGTCATGGTCGACCGTTTCTGGTATCTGCGCCGCACCATCGTGCGCGGCGACGCCATCGTTCATGAAGTGGCCAATCAAGGCCGACTGAATCGGGAACAACTGCATGAGCTCGCCCAACGGGCCGGGGATCTGCCCGAGGGGGTACTCCTGCGCATGGCCGCTGCCCACGCCGGCCAGGTCAAAGGTGAGGCCCTCGCCAGCCGTCTCGAGGAATCCGTCATCACCCTGGCACCCAATCTCGATCGTCGCCTCTGGCTGCTGGACACCATCATCACCCTGGCACCCCTGTTGGGTCTGTTCGGTACGATCATCGGGATGTTCCATGCCTTCCACGTGTTGGCGGCTCCTGGGCACGCGCCGACGGAAGTGACGGGTGGTGTCGCCGACGCCCTGGTGGCGACGGCCTCGGGGCTCTTCATCGCCATCCTGGGACTGCTCGCCTTCAACGGGTTTAACAACCAGGTCCGCCAGATCCTGCTGCAGCTGGATTCCGTCAAGACCATGCTCATCAACCGTATGGACGGTCAACCCATGCTCAATCCCGAGGGCGATGCGGACGTTCATACCGCCGAGCTGC